The Candidatus Schekmanbacteria bacterium genomic interval TCTTTTGAGAGACTCTGGTAAGCCTGATAAGCATTTTCCGGCTTTTCAATTCTCATACCATTGATACTTTTTATAACATCACCATTTATGATTCCTATCTTTGACATTATGCCTCCGGGCTTTATCTGTGATACCCTGAACCCCTGAGCCTTGTCTCCCGCCATTACAGGCTCAAGGCGCATTTGCTTCATGAAATCTCCCATATTGTCAAGGTGGAGCGATGACCGTTCTATCACACGTCCTTTCTCTGCAACCGGAGCCGGAGGATTGACTGGTTTGCCTGCTTTACCCGGAGCGGAAAATTTATTTATAACATTTACCGGTGCGATGTCCAGCACAAGCTTTTCAATGTTTCCGTTAAGCTCAAGCACTACGGCACGTTTCAGAATGCTTAAAACCCTTCCTCCGTTGATTGGCGAATCCACATGGTAAGAATTAACATCTTCTCCCTTTCTTATGACAGCTATGTTGGATTTTTTATCGTCTTTTTTGTCACCCTGTGTTGTGCCAACGAGCTGGAGTCCTGACTGAGAAAGCGGTATTGTATCAAGATTGATATTTTTCAAATCTATTTTTTTAAGATTTGCCTGCATGCTGCTTTCAGCCGGCGTATGGAATATGTCGCGATCGACAATAATCTTATAGTCATTTATTGTGGAAGGTACCGACTGAATTTGAGTCTCTTCCTTTTTTTTTTTCTCTTCAACTGCGGCGGGCTTTGATATACCCGGAATTATAACAATCTTAAGAAGAGCTGATGTTATGTCTGCAAGTTGGTAGCAGAAAATAGTTATCAGAATAAGGTAAACTGCCCCAAAATTTTTGCCAATCTGTCTTATGTATTCCATATTGTAATAAGCGCTAAGAATTAAAATTTGATACTAATGGCTTAGGGTTTAGATTGTCAAGGGAAAAAACTTAATAGAAGCAATAAAACGCCTTGATATTATTGAATAAAATATATCAACAGACTAAGCTTTCATTCAATGTTGTTCTGTGAGCCGGGGACAAAGGGAGTTGAGATATATTGTTTAGCATAGTTTTTAACATATACATTTTCTTCACCTATTTCGTTCAAATCTATTACCTTCCGGTAATATTCTTTTGCAAGCTCTCTGTTTTTAAGAGCATCATTTATCATGCCGAGCTTCATGTTTGACCACTGGATTACCCAGTCGTTGCTATTGCCTTTTGCGGCAGTGATGGCATTTAAATAAAATGGCATTGCATCTGCATATTTATTCTGTTCAAATAATATCTCACCCTGCAGGTATTTTGTCCTCGGCCCCCATTGGTCTATAATGCCCTGGCTTCTCTTGCTGATTTTGTCTTCTATGTCTGCTGCGATAACAAGCGCCTTCTTTTCATCTCTCATTTTGGAATAGGCAATTGCCAGAGTATACAGGAACCTTGGATTGTCCGGATATTTTTGAACCAGTACATTCAGATGTTCTATGGCTTTTTCAGGTTTTTTCTCAAAATACGTATATATGCTTGCAAGGACTATCCTCGCTTCAGGAGCAGCGTACGTTCCTTTAGCAGCGCATTGTTCAATTTGTTGGATGCCTAGATCGCTGTCACCTTTCAAAAATAAGAGGAATGACAAGACCTTGATTACCGAAGGTACGCGGGCAAGAAAATAATTATACATCCCGAGTCCCAGCATAATGTCATAATTTGCCGGAGCAAGATTTTCTGCATCAAGAAGCAGATTGTTCCCTTTTTTCCCATAATAATAAGTCTGGAGCCAGCTCCGTTCTATGAGAGCAATTCTCCCCTTGAAACCGTATGCCCCGCCCAGGTAGAAGACAGCATCACCATTTTCAGGTTCTGCATTATGTTTTTTTTCAGCAACTTCTATAGTTTTATCCAGCCACAGATCGAGATCCTTAATGGCATTCCTGTCATAGTTGAAGAATAGTTTTCCCCAATAGATCATTGCGGTGTAAAAATACGGAGCCGGATCATCCGGTCTTTTTTCACGGAGATTGCCAAGCACTTGCCCTGCTTTTTCAAATTCGAGGTTGTAAATGTAATCCACGCCTTTTTTCAGAGGATCTTCAGAACCGTTGTTTCCAACTGCATTTACAGTTTGCGGCAGGAAAAGAAATATGACTGAAAATAGCGCTAAGAAGTATCTCTTAAGCAGTAAAGAAGAATTAGTTAAAGGTGATCTGACCTTCAAATATCTGAGCAGGCTTGTAAGTGTTTTCATCGACTTCTATTCCAAGGCTTGTTCCGGACAAACTGATTGTATAAGTATAGGTTCCTGAAAATGTTTTATCTTTAACTCCCCATGAGCTTAAGCTTTTTAATATTTTATCCTTAAACACACTGATGTCAAATGTCAGTTCATCCGTCCCGCTTTTCAGCAAAGGCCCTGTAGAGTCATTTGTTATATGCCCGGTGATTTTTCGTATGGTTCCTGTCGGTGAACGGTAAATATATTTAACGCTCTCTTTGTTGCCAGTGTCAATAGGTACTGCCAGGTTTGGTGTGCCGTCTTTAATCCCTATTTTTACATTATTTATAATTCCCCGGAACTTCTTGTTAGTTGAAGAAGTAACAAGAAATGAGAAAGTCACAGCAGCTTTCTTGGCAGCGGTCTTAATCGGCTCCATTTTGATATGGATTTTAGGGAGAGCTTCCGAGCTGAAAGGTGTCAAAGGATCAGGGTTAATATCGCTTACCTTCTTGTTTTTCAGATTTCCTGGGTCTAAAGCCACGCTTTCTAAATCGGTTGTAGCTGATTCAAAACTTATTTCGTTGTCGGCAAGTGCCATAAAAGGTTTTGCACTATTTTTTGCATATACACCGGCAGTAAAAATTACGGCAAATAGAACCACCACTGTAAGCGTGAAGTGTTTTTGTCTCCTGTATGTCATATAAAAAAAATAGCATCTTCAATAGAATTAAGCAAATACAAAATAGGCAAAATGCTTTTTAAGATACAATTGTGTAGATTTTTTTTAGAAGCATATTATTATTAGTTACAAAATATGCTTTGACAGTGTGGAAAAATGTTTGTTGACATCAGAATATGGTGGCTGTTATATCTTAAATATGTTTGCGGTGTGTAAGAAATTAATATTTTTTGAACGTACGAAGGAGGTGTTGGAGATGAAGAAATGTTTTTTTGTTCTAATGATGGTTTCTTTTATATTTGCAGGAATTATAGGTTGTGCAACTTCTGCAGCTCCTCAGATTTGTGAAGTAAGCAAAATATTAAATGAAGCCTGGGAAAACGGAGCAGATACAAAAGCTTCCATGGAGTATTACAGCGCTCAATCCTACCTTAAATCTGCAAAAGATGAAGAGGAGGAGTATGATTTTGATGCAGCGAAAGTTTTTGCAGCAAAGGCGCTTGAGCAGGCAAAGAAGGCTTTGGAAAAGTCAAAGTAAAATATTTAACTAACTGGGAAATTTGAGGAGGAAAAGATAATGCGTAAAATAAGAAGAGGGTTGTCTGTTGCTGCGTTAGCAGTGGCAGTAGCCCTGATTTTTTCCGGATGTGCTGCGCAATTGATGGGACAGCTCGATGCAGACAAGGCAAAGCTTGCAGAGCTGGCAAAACAAAGAAATGATTATTGTCCTGAAGGTGATAGGCTGTTTGCCGAAGTTCAGGCTCTTATTGAGCAGGCAGGCCATGAGATAATTGACGAAGGAAACCAGAAAGCTCATGCCGCTGATTTGCTTGCCAAGGCTGAAGCAGGAATGGCGGCTTCCGCAAAGGCTTATGCAGAATGCAAACCTCCTAAACGTTATCATGCTCCAAAGGCTGCTTTCTCGATGCCGTCTGAAGCGATAGAAGGTGAAGAGGTTATGATAGACGGAAGTGCATCATCTGATGAAGACAACGACCCACTTACATTTGCGTGGAATCTTGGCGACGGGAGTTCTGCTTCAGACAAGATGGTAAAACATGCGTTTGCTAAAGGAACATACAAGGTGACTCTCACTGTTTCCGACATACTCTATTCTTCTGAGCCTGTATCAAAGGAGATAGTTGTAAAAGAAAAGTCTCTGCCTGAAGTTATCAAACTGAAGGAAATCAACTATGAAAATGTCCACTTTGCATTTGATCGCGCTGATTTAAATCCTGATGCGAAAAAAATTCTCGATGAGAACCTAGTTGCAATCAAATCCCATCCCGAATACAGCGTTGTAGTCATTGGGCACACTGATAGCGTTGGTACAGATGAATACAATAATAAGCTTTCAATGAAAAGGGCGGGAAGCGTTAAGAAGTATTATGAAAAAGGCGGGATTGCTGCAAGTTTAATTGAAGCTATAGGCAAGGGTGAGAAAGAGCCTGCCGCAGACAACT includes:
- a CDS encoding tetratricopeptide repeat protein, with translation MKTLTSLLRYLKVRSPLTNSSLLLKRYFLALFSVIFLFLPQTVNAVGNNGSEDPLKKGVDYIYNLEFEKAGQVLGNLREKRPDDPAPYFYTAMIYWGKLFFNYDRNAIKDLDLWLDKTIEVAEKKHNAEPENGDAVFYLGGAYGFKGRIALIERSWLQTYYYGKKGNNLLLDAENLAPANYDIMLGLGMYNYFLARVPSVIKVLSFLLFLKGDSDLGIQQIEQCAAKGTYAAPEARIVLASIYTYFEKKPEKAIEHLNVLVQKYPDNPRFLYTLAIAYSKMRDEKKALVIAADIEDKISKRSQGIIDQWGPRTKYLQGEILFEQNKYADAMPFYLNAITAAKGNSNDWVIQWSNMKLGMINDALKNRELAKEYYRKVIDLNEIGEENVYVKNYAKQYISTPFVPGSQNNIE
- a CDS encoding DUF4398 domain-containing protein — its product is MKKCFFVLMMVSFIFAGIIGCATSAAPQICEVSKILNEAWENGADTKASMEYYSAQSYLKSAKDEEEEYDFDAAKVFAAKALEQAKKALEKSK
- a CDS encoding PDZ domain-containing protein, yielding MEYIRQIGKNFGAVYLILITIFCYQLADITSALLKIVIIPGISKPAAVEEKKKKEETQIQSVPSTINDYKIIVDRDIFHTPAESSMQANLKKIDLKNINLDTIPLSQSGLQLVGTTQGDKKDDKKSNIAVIRKGEDVNSYHVDSPINGGRVLSILKRAVVLELNGNIEKLVLDIAPVNVINKFSAPGKAGKPVNPPAPVAEKGRVIERSSLHLDNMGDFMKQMRLEPVMAGDKAQGFRVSQIKPGGIMSKIGIINGDVIKSINGMRIEKPENAYQAYQSLSKESSITVEVERGGRNITLNYELKD
- a CDS encoding OmpA family protein, whose translation is MRKIRRGLSVAALAVAVALIFSGCAAQLMGQLDADKAKLAELAKQRNDYCPEGDRLFAEVQALIEQAGHEIIDEGNQKAHAADLLAKAEAGMAASAKAYAECKPPKRYHAPKAAFSMPSEAIEGEEVMIDGSASSDEDNDPLTFAWNLGDGSSASDKMVKHAFAKGTYKVTLTVSDILYSSEPVSKEIVVKEKSLPEVIKLKEINYENVHFAFDRADLNPDAKKILDENLVAIKSHPEYSVVVIGHTDSVGTDEYNNKLSMKRAGSVKKYYEKGGIAASLIEAIGKGEKEPAADNSTKEGRAKNRRVETELHLIKK